The following proteins are co-located in the Candidatus Terasakiella magnetica genome:
- a CDS encoding glycosyltransferase family 4 protein codes for MAKIVFADDGIEFDGKTLEQRALGGVESSVIMMMEEFAKRGHEVIVRNKCKEAMVYKGVDWAPIEQGLPEEADLYIANRGDKLIDLMPKAKKTVFWTHNPCKYMVKWRYLKKFWKVRPTIVFIGEYHATTLPSWVPDGGRRVIPYGIPEIFRHATVRSQAPAPRAVFTSNPLRSLNWLLDRWEQEIRPASPKAELHVFGGPAVYGAVGAEKAALMDEIFKRAKAMADQGIVLRGPATKQELIEELQQARIMTFRGDINETFCLAVAEAQALGTPTVVQDYGSMYERVVDGKTGTVAKDDETFSQGAIKLLNDDEHWFEQHKNCLKTQRSWGWEQACAAFEELI; via the coding sequence ATGGCCAAGATCGTTTTTGCAGACGATGGAATTGAATTTGACGGTAAAACGTTGGAACAACGCGCATTAGGCGGAGTTGAATCTTCTGTCATCATGATGATGGAAGAATTCGCCAAACGCGGTCATGAAGTGATCGTGCGCAATAAGTGCAAAGAGGCCATGGTCTATAAAGGGGTTGATTGGGCACCCATTGAACAGGGCTTACCTGAAGAGGCTGATCTTTATATCGCCAATCGCGGGGATAAGCTGATTGATTTGATGCCCAAGGCCAAAAAGACGGTCTTTTGGACGCATAATCCGTGTAAGTATATGGTCAAGTGGCGCTATCTAAAGAAATTCTGGAAAGTGCGCCCCACAATCGTATTTATTGGGGAATATCACGCAACGACTTTGCCAAGCTGGGTGCCAGATGGCGGGCGTCGCGTCATCCCATACGGTATTCCTGAGATTTTCCGCCATGCAACTGTACGCAGCCAAGCGCCTGCCCCACGTGCGGTCTTTACCTCAAACCCGCTGCGCAGCCTTAACTGGTTGTTAGACCGTTGGGAGCAAGAAATCCGCCCAGCCTCACCCAAGGCCGAGCTTCATGTTTTTGGCGGGCCTGCGGTTTATGGTGCGGTTGGCGCTGAAAAAGCAGCCTTGATGGATGAAATCTTTAAACGCGCAAAAGCCATGGCAGACCAAGGCATTGTGTTGCGCGGCCCTGCGACCAAGCAGGAACTTATTGAAGAATTACAACAAGCACGCATCATGACCTTTCGCGGGGATATTAATGAGACATTCTGTCTGGCAGTGGCAGAAGCCCAAGCCTTGGGCACGCCAACGGTTGTGCAGGATTATGGCTCTATGTATGAACGTGTTGTGGATGGAAAAACAGGGACCGTGGCAAAAGATGATGAGACCTTCAGTCAGGGGGCGATCAAGCTTTTAAATGATGATGAACACTGGTTTGAACAGCATAAAAATTGCCTGAAGACCCAACGTAGTTGGGGCTGGGAACAAGCATGTGCTGCTTTTGAGGAATTAATTTAA
- a CDS encoding glycosyltransferase, with amino-acid sequence MRILQTMAGAEFGGAEAFFTRLAVALQKTDVEQRVIIRENPARARALRAGQVEPLQLSFGGALDVRTGMTLRREIKNFNPDVVLTWMNRATKKTPAGKGKFVKVARLGGYYDLKYYRDCDHLVGNTQDIVDYLVKEGWPAERAHYLPNFVTATRAEPASRMELSTPEDAPLLLSLGRLHENKAFDTLLKALARVPGVYLWLAGEGPLRRELELQAEELGIRPRVRFLGWREDTASLFAASDVYICPSRHEPLGNVVLEGWAQGRPVIAADSLGPGTLIEHGENGVLCPVDNDKAMGDAIKWVFSDQDFAYKLATRGWESYQRDFTEEVVVQKYLEFFEKITQDVA; translated from the coding sequence ATGCGTATCTTGCAAACAATGGCAGGTGCAGAATTTGGCGGGGCAGAAGCCTTTTTTACCCGTCTTGCAGTGGCCTTGCAAAAAACGGATGTGGAACAACGTGTTATTATTCGCGAAAACCCAGCCCGCGCACGTGCATTGCGTGCGGGTCAGGTGGAACCATTGCAACTGTCATTTGGCGGGGCTTTGGATGTGCGCACAGGCATGACCTTGCGCCGCGAGATTAAAAACTTTAATCCCGATGTGGTTTTGACATGGATGAACCGCGCAACCAAAAAAACACCCGCAGGGAAAGGCAAATTTGTAAAAGTTGCCCGTCTTGGCGGTTATTACGATCTGAAATATTATCGAGATTGTGACCATCTGGTGGGCAATACACAGGATATTGTTGATTATCTGGTGAAAGAAGGCTGGCCGGCAGAACGCGCACATTATCTGCCGAATTTTGTGACTGCAACACGGGCTGAACCAGCTTCGCGCATGGAACTTTCCACACCGGAAGATGCACCCTTGTTGCTGTCTTTAGGCCGCCTTCATGAAAATAAAGCGTTTGATACGCTCCTTAAAGCTTTGGCGCGTGTACCCGGTGTTTATCTGTGGCTGGCTGGTGAAGGCCCGCTTCGTCGTGAGCTGGAATTACAGGCTGAAGAATTGGGTATTCGCCCGCGTGTGCGGTTTTTAGGCTGGCGTGAAGATACGGCCTCTTTATTTGCTGCCAGTGATGTTTATATCTGTCCCTCACGTCATGAACCTTTGGGCAATGTAGTGCTTGAAGGCTGGGCGCAAGGACGTCCGGTGATTGCAGCTGATAGTCTGGGGCCGGGGACATTGATTGAACATGGTGAAAACGGTGTTCTGTGTCCGGTTGATAATGATAAAGCAATGGGTGATGCCATTAAATGGGTCTTTAGCGATCAGGACTTTGCCTATAAGCTGGCAACACGGGGTTGGGAAAGCTATCAGCGTGATTTTACCGAAGAAGTCGTGGTGCAGAAGTATCTGGAATTCTTTGAAAAAATCACTCAGGATGTAGCTTAG
- the asnB gene encoding asparagine synthase (glutamine-hydrolyzing), with protein sequence MCGIAGFMTIDGTSPSDEVLDAFARCLAHRGPDGQGRFREKNVAMVQTRLAIIDLETGQQPIIDEKGNVLSANGEVYNFVELRAELPDLEMKTASDCEPPLHLYGRKGLAFVDDLRGMFAISIYDKERGRLVLSRDPFGIKPLYYAETQRGFAFASEPQALIGAGLVKPKVREEARNAFMQLQFSTGRNTIYKGIKRVLPGETLVVERGLVVEHHMKLALDAGGPKSISEGQAMKKMEEALIDSVKVHQRSDVPYGLFLSGGIDSSCLLSLMAELNDNPIKAYTAGFSGTDVPDEREHARMLAQKVGADHTEVEFDENDFLKLLPRIAEAIDDPVADYAVLPTFKLAREARKDVKVVLSGEGADELMGGYGRYRAYCRPWPLRKTIRGTGTFDGLGVFSKDIGKDWHKGIEKAEHYVKKFGFSRLQRAQGIDLIDWLPHDLLIKLDRCLMANGVEGRTPFLDPEVAKAVFYLPDNMKISNKLGKNLLRHWLNKRLPEAKPFSKKRGFTVPVGHWIASHGAQLGPLVAYQPGVAEFCDKNAVIRLFTTEGKEEGFAAWTLLFYALWHQRHILELKSDGDVFDALSLK encoded by the coding sequence ATGTGTGGCATTGCAGGTTTTATGACGATTGATGGCACCTCGCCAAGTGATGAGGTGCTGGATGCGTTTGCGCGCTGTCTTGCCCATCGTGGTCCGGATGGTCAGGGACGTTTTCGTGAAAAAAATGTCGCCATGGTGCAGACTCGTCTTGCCATCATTGACTTAGAGACAGGGCAACAGCCTATCATTGATGAGAAGGGCAATGTGTTAAGTGCCAATGGCGAGGTTTATAACTTCGTTGAATTGCGCGCAGAACTGCCTGATCTGGAAATGAAAACCGCTTCTGATTGCGAACCCCCGCTTCATCTTTATGGGCGCAAAGGCTTGGCTTTTGTGGATGATCTGCGCGGCATGTTTGCCATTTCCATTTATGATAAAGAACGTGGTCGTCTGGTCCTAAGCCGGGATCCCTTTGGCATTAAGCCGCTTTATTATGCAGAAACCCAACGCGGTTTTGCCTTTGCCTCAGAACCTCAGGCCCTGATTGGGGCGGGTTTGGTTAAGCCCAAGGTGCGTGAAGAAGCGCGCAATGCCTTTATGCAGCTTCAGTTTTCAACGGGGCGTAACACCATTTATAAAGGGATTAAGCGCGTCTTGCCCGGTGAAACGCTGGTGGTGGAACGCGGTCTTGTGGTGGAACATCACATGAAGCTGGCCCTTGATGCAGGTGGGCCAAAGTCCATCTCTGAAGGCCAAGCCATGAAAAAGATGGAAGAGGCCTTAATTGATAGTGTGAAGGTCCATCAACGATCAGACGTGCCATATGGTTTGTTTTTATCCGGTGGTATTGACTCATCTTGCCTGCTGTCTTTGATGGCAGAGCTTAATGATAATCCGATCAAAGCCTATACCGCAGGCTTTAGTGGCACTGATGTGCCGGATGAGCGCGAACATGCGCGCATGCTGGCACAAAAAGTGGGCGCGGATCATACCGAGGTTGAGTTTGATGAAAATGATTTTCTTAAGCTGTTGCCGCGCATTGCAGAAGCGATTGATGATCCGGTGGCTGATTATGCCGTACTGCCCACTTTCAAGCTTGCACGTGAAGCCAGAAAAGATGTGAAAGTAGTGCTTTCTGGTGAAGGTGCGGATGAACTTATGGGCGGATACGGGCGTTATCGTGCCTATTGTCGCCCTTGGCCCTTGCGCAAAACCATTCGTGGCACAGGCACCTTTGATGGGCTGGGTGTCTTTTCAAAAGATATTGGGAAAGATTGGCATAAAGGTATTGAGAAGGCGGAACATTACGTCAAAAAATTTGGTTTTTCCCGTCTGCAACGCGCCCAAGGGATTGACCTGATTGACTGGTTACCGCACGATCTATTGATTAAACTGGACCGTTGCCTGATGGCAAATGGGGTAGAAGGACGCACACCGTTTTTGGACCCAGAGGTGGCAAAGGCTGTGTTCTATCTGCCTGATAATATGAAAATTAGCAATAAGTTGGGTAAAAACCTGTTGCGCCACTGGCTGAACAAACGTTTACCCGAAGCCAAGCCTTTTTCAAAAAAACGCGGCTTTACCGTGCCTGTTGGGCATTGGATTGCAAGTCATGGGGCGCAGCTTGGCCCATTGGTGGCGTATCAGCCCGGTGTTGCGGAATTTTGTGATAAAAATGCTGTGATCCGTCTTTTCACCACTGAGGGTAAAGAAGAAGGTTTTGCGGCTTGGACGTTGTTGTTCTATGCACTTTGGCATCAACGTCATATACTTGAATTAAAATCAGATGGCGACGTGTTTGACGCCTTATCTCTTAAATAA
- a CDS encoding dihydroorotase produces the protein MYDMILKGGTCATLAGIIKTDVAIKDGKIAELGDIDVSKAEQVMDVTGLHVLPGVIDSQVHFREPGLEHKEDLATGTAGAALGGVTAVFEMPNTKPSTITAQDMADKCRRAKDRVWTDIAFFIGAAAENAEKLPELERQQGVSGVKIFMGSSTGSLLVKDDATLASVLASGQRRVAVHCEDEDRLEERFALVKDGAPVKMHAQWRDAETAVRATKRLLKIAKGVKRRVHVLHVTTADEMEVLPEYKDIATVECTPQHLTLNDEWYEKIGTKAQMNPPIRAQHHVDALWKAVNQGVVDCIGSDHAPHTLEEKSAPYPQSPSGMTGVQTLVPVMLNHVNEGRLSLERFVDLTSAGPCRIYNVASKGRMAKGYDADFTIVDMNAERTITDKWIASRCGWTPYDGMKVKGWPISTIVRGNVVMHEDQLIGDPQGEAVRFAECL, from the coding sequence ATGTACGATATGATCCTTAAAGGCGGCACTTGTGCGACGCTTGCTGGTATCATCAAAACAGATGTAGCCATCAAAGACGGTAAAATTGCAGAACTTGGCGATATTGATGTTTCCAAAGCTGAACAGGTGATGGATGTAACGGGCCTTCATGTATTGCCGGGTGTGATTGACAGCCAAGTCCATTTTCGCGAACCCGGCCTTGAACATAAAGAAGATTTGGCAACAGGTACGGCGGGTGCGGCCCTTGGGGGGGTGACAGCGGTTTTTGAAATGCCAAACACCAAGCCATCCACCATCACAGCCCAAGATATGGCGGATAAATGTCGCCGTGCCAAAGACCGTGTTTGGACCGATATTGCCTTTTTCATTGGGGCTGCGGCTGAAAATGCAGAAAAATTGCCAGAGCTTGAGCGCCAGCAAGGCGTATCTGGCGTAAAAATCTTTATGGGCAGCTCCACTGGTAGCCTGCTGGTTAAAGATGATGCAACGCTTGCAAGTGTGCTGGCTTCTGGTCAGCGCCGTGTGGCGGTCCATTGTGAAGATGAAGACCGTCTTGAAGAACGTTTTGCGCTGGTTAAAGACGGCGCCCCTGTGAAAATGCATGCACAGTGGCGCGATGCTGAAACAGCTGTGCGCGCAACCAAGCGCCTGTTGAAAATTGCCAAGGGTGTGAAGCGCCGTGTGCATGTCTTGCATGTCACCACAGCTGATGAAATGGAAGTGCTGCCTGAATATAAAGACATTGCGACGGTAGAATGTACACCACAACATTTAACGCTGAACGATGAATGGTATGAAAAAATCGGCACCAAAGCGCAGATGAACCCACCTATTCGCGCACAGCATCATGTGGATGCCTTGTGGAAAGCGGTGAACCAAGGTGTGGTTGATTGTATCGGCTCTGATCACGCACCTCATACATTGGAAGAAAAATCAGCACCTTACCCCCAAAGCCCGTCAGGCATGACAGGGGTGCAGACATTGGTGCCTGTTATGCTCAACCATGTTAATGAAGGCCGCCTAAGCCTTGAGCGTTTTGTTGATCTGACAAGTGCAGGGCCGTGTCGTATTTACAATGTGGCTTCAAAAGGGCGCATGGCCAAAGGTTATGATGCGGATTTCACCATTGTGGATATGAATGCAGAGCGCACCATCACCGATAAATGGATTGCGTCTCGTTGTGGCTGGACCCCTTATGACGGGATGAAGGTCAAAGGCTGGCCGATTTCCACCATTGTGCGTGGTAATGTGGTGATGCATGAAGACCAGTTGATTGGTGACCCGCAAGGTGAAGCTGTGCGTTTCGCTGAATGTCTCTAA
- a CDS encoding Crp/Fnr family transcriptional regulator, whose protein sequence is MVQNSQDQFERRKVRKGRRLFNEGETGDFAYIVETGEITVYKNIEGNDIELSVLHPGEIFGEIAVLDGRRRMASAKATMDSTLIVVSPKALEERIEKSDKFVKTLLQILMSNLRDTHRAYEDQRHTFEGHIQSINRHINGMRDLAQLSHQDEFIEEVCPNLVKMRDNCDKLSQSLDKYSEKIKS, encoded by the coding sequence ATGGTTCAGAACTCTCAAGACCAGTTTGAACGCCGCAAGGTGAGAAAAGGACGTCGCCTGTTTAATGAAGGTGAAACAGGCGACTTTGCTTATATTGTCGAAACTGGTGAAATCACCGTTTATAAGAATATCGAGGGCAATGATATTGAGTTGTCTGTTCTTCATCCCGGTGAGATTTTTGGTGAAATAGCTGTGCTAGATGGGCGCAGGCGTATGGCCTCAGCCAAGGCAACAATGGATTCAACATTGATTGTGGTCTCACCCAAGGCACTGGAAGAACGTATTGAAAAAAGTGACAAGTTTGTCAAAACGCTTTTGCAGATTTTAATGAGCAACTTGCGTGATACCCATCGTGCATATGAAGATCAACGTCATACGTTTGAAGGGCATATTCAATCGATCAATCGTCATATTAACGGGATGCGTGATTTGGCCCAATTGAGCCATCAAGATGAGTTTATTGAAGAAGTCTGTCCCAATTTGGTGAAGATGCGTGATAATTGTGATAAACTTTCACAATCACTGGATAAATATAGTGAAAAGATCAAAAGTTAG
- a CDS encoding FliM/FliN family flagellar motor switch protein, giving the protein MADDEDDDDLSVDWGAALEEDHNAPSMDEDPDMAAALADIEAEEAQKASQQSAAPSTLGDALGLGDSVEAVYDVEVSVRAVLGMAVMPMSQILKLGRGAVVELDRGVGDPIDVFSSDQKIAEGEVVVVEDKLAVSIGDIMRSKRSL; this is encoded by the coding sequence ATGGCGGACGACGAAGACGATGATGATCTCTCCGTAGATTGGGGGGCGGCACTTGAAGAAGACCACAATGCTCCCTCTATGGATGAAGATCCCGATATGGCAGCTGCTTTAGCCGATATTGAGGCTGAAGAAGCGCAAAAAGCATCACAACAAAGTGCTGCACCTAGCACGCTGGGCGATGCTTTGGGCCTTGGGGACAGTGTAGAAGCTGTTTATGACGTTGAAGTTAGTGTTCGTGCTGTGCTCGGTATGGCCGTGATGCCGATGAGCCAAATCCTTAAACTGGGCCGTGGCGCGGTTGTGGAATTGGATCGTGGTGTGGGTGACCCTATCGATGTCTTTTCATCAGACCAGAAAATTGCCGAAGGCGAGGTTGTGGTTGTTGAAGACAAGCTAGCCGTAAGCATCGGTGATATTATGAGGTCGAAGCGAAGCCTATGA
- a CDS encoding ATP-binding protein, which translates to MGNRLLFIILAIGIIAVGGTWLIVQKSTETILQEQARSESLHWAQFVQRDLTDLPRLLYGAPPTIEDMRTLGTAKNVGNVYSFQIYADDATVVWSGDYQKIGDENREDYFIAKVMRGQKHVRILRLEHENRVIADAFLPIMKDGNFLGAIEVSLDLTHLAQDTQRMAVTLTSGIASLFVILLLITSLIARYEIGKERKLKAKALQAAKARNDFIALVSHELRTPLNGILGALGLVSESKNEDEKTQLTQTAIHSTEHLIDIINDIIDFTQATGRRESLNPETINLSNFASEIEIMFKVDATNKGLDYHVNRIFTEGCHGEIDLKKLRQIMFNLVSNAVKFTDKGKVDVHMEVTSSPERKLICHIKDTGLGLSQEDQADIFERFHQVDDPMSRQHGGIGLGLSLCKEFAELMNGSLSVQSELGKGSTFYLELPFSTSDAEVENSTITPLQDVGALNLLLTEDNAINQKVLMTILKHAGHTVTIAENGQRCLEVTQDQHFDLILMDIQMPLMTGEEATIAIRNGTGPNKDTPIIAISANIMPQQQESYLKAGMQGCLAKPIKPQDLRQAVSRYYQEFGTQ; encoded by the coding sequence ATGGGTAATCGGCTTCTTTTCATTATTTTGGCAATCGGCATCATCGCTGTGGGTGGTACATGGTTGATTGTTCAAAAAAGCACGGAGACAATCCTGCAAGAACAGGCGCGTTCTGAAAGCCTGCATTGGGCGCAGTTTGTCCAGCGTGACCTTACTGATTTACCTCGTTTGCTTTATGGTGCCCCACCAACCATTGAAGATATGCGCACCCTTGGCACAGCCAAAAATGTAGGCAATGTTTATAGCTTTCAAATTTATGCCGATGATGCCACGGTTGTCTGGTCTGGTGATTATCAAAAGATCGGTGATGAAAACCGCGAAGACTATTTCATTGCCAAGGTCATGCGTGGCCAAAAACATGTTCGCATCCTACGTTTAGAACATGAAAACCGCGTTATTGCCGATGCTTTCTTGCCCATTATGAAAGATGGTAATTTCCTTGGGGCGATTGAGGTCTCACTTGACCTGACCCATCTTGCACAAGATACCCAACGAATGGCTGTTACCTTAACCAGTGGCATCGCCTCGCTCTTTGTTATTCTTCTCCTCATTACCTCGCTCATTGCACGCTATGAAATTGGTAAAGAAAGAAAACTAAAAGCCAAAGCCTTGCAAGCTGCCAAAGCACGTAACGATTTTATTGCCTTGGTCTCACATGAACTACGCACGCCTTTAAACGGCATCCTTGGTGCACTTGGCCTTGTCAGTGAAAGTAAAAATGAAGATGAAAAAACACAACTGACGCAAACCGCCATTCACTCAACTGAACATCTCATTGATATTATCAATGATATTATCGATTTCACACAAGCCACCGGACGACGTGAATCCCTTAATCCAGAGACCATTAATCTCAGCAATTTTGCCAGTGAGATTGAAATTATGTTCAAGGTTGATGCGACCAACAAAGGCTTGGACTATCACGTCAATCGTATCTTTACGGAAGGCTGTCATGGTGAGATTGACCTGAAAAAATTACGCCAGATCATGTTCAATCTGGTCAGTAATGCGGTTAAATTTACAGATAAGGGTAAAGTTGACGTTCATATGGAAGTGACCTCCAGCCCTGAGCGAAAACTTATTTGTCATATTAAAGATACAGGCCTTGGCCTGTCTCAAGAAGATCAGGCCGACATTTTTGAACGTTTCCATCAGGTGGATGACCCCATGTCGCGCCAACATGGCGGCATTGGCTTAGGGCTTAGCCTGTGCAAGGAATTTGCAGAATTAATGAATGGTTCCTTAAGTGTTCAAAGTGAGCTTGGCAAAGGCAGTACCTTTTACCTAGAACTCCCCTTCTCCACATCAGATGCAGAAGTTGAAAACAGCACAATCACCCCCCTACAAGACGTAGGGGCTCTCAATCTCCTTTTAACTGAAGATAATGCGATTAATCAGAAAGTCCTGATGACCATCCTTAAACATGCGGGTCACACTGTCACTATTGCGGAGAATGGGCAACGTTGCCTTGAGGTCACCCAAGATCAGCATTTTGATTTGATCTTGATGGATATCCAAATGCCATTAATGACAGGCGAAGAAGCGACCATTGCCATTCGCAATGGCACAGGCCCTAATAAAGACACACCCATTATTGCCATCAGTGCCAATATCATGCCGCAACAGCAGGAAAGCTACCTGAAGGCGGGCATGCAGGGCTGTCTTGCCAAGCCCATAAAACCGCAAGACTTACGCCAAGCGGTTTCTAGATATTATCAGGAATTTGGAACTCAATAA